GGCGCAGCTTTTGCAGAAAGGCAGCCGGGCCGGCGGCCAACTGTGAATAGACGGTAACTGCAATAATTGCAACCAGAGTGGCGACGACAGATGAAAAAATAGTGGTACCAATGACAGCGGTGGGATGCTCGGAACCGAGGCTGGTTCTCACGCCTATAATAGTCATGGGGATAAATGTGATACTGGCCGTATTCAGCGCCAGAAACATAATCATGGAGCGGGTAGCCGTATCTTTATCGGGATTCAATTCCTGAAGCTGTTCCATGGCTTTGATGCCAAAGGGAGTTGCCGCGTTTCCCAGGCCCAGCCAGTTGGCAGAGATGTTGAGCATCATCGAGCCGATGGCCGGATGATCTTGTGGGATATCCGGAAACAATCTGCGGCTTACAGGACGGATCAGGCGCGCGAGAAGACGGATCAATTTCGCATCTTCCGCAATTTTCATAATCCCGAGCCACAAGGACATGATGCCGATCAATCCAATGGCAATGTTCACAGCCGTTCCGGCCATTTCAATGGCGCTTTGTGTGACATTTTCAATATTGCCGGTGAACGCTCCGATACCAACAGATGCCAAAATTAAAAACAACCAGACGTATTTCATATATAGTCCTTGTTAAATTCCCTTTAAACTACAGTTTTTTAGAAAAAGAATCAAAGAGTTTCGTTGCTTGAATCTATGTTTAAAAACCGTTATATTTCAGGAAAAAATCTGCCATGGCACCTCGAAAAAAGATCATAATAGACGGATATAATTTTATCCTGCGATTTCATGATATCACTCCCGGACAGGACGACGCATTATATATCGCACGCGAGCAGTTTATTCACAAAGTCATCTCTTTCCGTGGCAATAAAGCCATGGACATTATCATTGTTTTTGACGGCCAGGATATTAAGGGATTATCCAAACAGCACCGGCCGGCCGGCATTAAGGTCATGTTTTCAAAAGCGCCTCAAAAAGCGGATCCGCTTATTTTGAAACTACTGGATCAGGCTGCTGACACTCGTCACATCACATTGGTCACCTCGGATCGCGGACTGGCACACCGCGCCACCCTGTACCAATGCAATATACAAAATGTTGAAGAGTTTGCCGCTTCTATGCGCCGCCCTGTTATAGAAAAACCGCGCGAGATCGAAAAAAAATACAACAGTAGTCAAATGTCCCAATCAGAGCTGGACGAATGGCTGCGCTTGTTTAATGAAAAGGATACGGATTAATCCCACCTGGTTTCTTTGCGAGTATAAACCAGGTGGGATTGAGCCATTTGTTAAAAAATCCGGGATGATCCGATATCAAACGCATGAATGCTTGCGTACCGGTGCTCTGTATCATTGTTTTTACCAGTTTCAGATGCCAGGGCCGATTCCACAGCGACTCGGGATGAGAAAACGCATAATCAGCCACTTGACAGTTTACCCATTGCCAGTAAAGACCCGCTTGTCGGAACAATTCATGCAATCTTGAATACTCGAAAAGCTGCGGAAAATCACTGCGTTCGTTTGCCTGCCAGCGCAGAATATTCACGATCAGCCTTTT
This genomic window from candidate division KSB1 bacterium contains:
- a CDS encoding NYN domain-containing protein, translated to MAPRKKIIIDGYNFILRFHDITPGQDDALYIAREQFIHKVISFRGNKAMDIIIVFDGQDIKGLSKQHRPAGIKVMFSKAPQKADPLILKLLDQAADTRHITLVTSDRGLAHRATLYQCNIQNVEEFAASMRRPVIEKPREIEKKYNSSQMSQSELDEWLRLFNEKDTD